In Micromonospora sp. WMMD980, the following are encoded in one genomic region:
- a CDS encoding YetF domain-containing protein — protein sequence MDAVSALVGHPGWLVWVAVKAFLLYLTAVLAMRLGGRRTLAELSAYDFVAAVAVGAIVGRLPSAPDGSYLSGVATLLAILAAHALITWVRLRPGGRRLIEKGPVVVVARGRVLTGNLHRAGLTRADLLALLREHGIAEVDVVHLAVLEGRGRLSVLPRSGPGG from the coding sequence ATGGACGCCGTCTCCGCTCTCGTCGGGCACCCGGGCTGGCTGGTCTGGGTGGCGGTGAAGGCGTTCCTGCTCTACCTGACCGCCGTGCTGGCGATGCGCCTCGGTGGTCGGCGGACGCTGGCCGAGTTGTCGGCGTACGACTTCGTGGCCGCCGTCGCGGTGGGCGCGATCGTCGGACGGTTGCCCAGCGCCCCGGACGGCAGCTACCTGTCCGGGGTGGCGACCCTGCTGGCCATCCTCGCCGCCCACGCGTTGATCACCTGGGTTCGCCTGCGGCCGGGTGGGCGACGGCTGATCGAGAAGGGCCCGGTGGTGGTGGTCGCCCGGGGTCGGGTGCTCACCGGCAACCTGCACCGCGCCGGGTTGACCCGGGCCGACCTGCTGGCCCTGCTGCGCGAGCACGGCATCGCCGAGGTGGACGTCGTGCACCTGGCGGTGCTGGAAGGGCGCGGACGACTGTCGGTACTGCCCCGGTCCGGACCAGGCGGCTGA
- a CDS encoding cation:proton antiporter, with protein sequence MTEFAIYVAALGAVAVLAVLSNRLADRLRLPAPALFLFAAAIVSDLFPKLNELSLYTVRHLVEIALVLVLFSGGMSMGWRRLRPSLGPVALVGVAGTLLTAGALALVLHWVFGFDWLAALLVGTALSPTDPAAVFSVLGRRTVVGRSGTILEGESGANDPVGIALMVSLLAAGTAGGWSAVASGAGEFALQLVVGSVIGLAGGWLILQLMRRVSLPDESLYPLQVLFAAVSIYGVATLARGSGFLAVFLAGIVVGDAHAPFKREIQRFHGALASLGEILAFGLLGLIVSLRSMVSERAWLTGLALAVLLTFVIRPIVVGGLLSTVRLRWGERIFVVWSGLKGAVPILLGTFILTADLAQDLRLFDIVFAVVAFSIVVQGGLVPLVARWCRVPMRSIPLQPWAVGIRVRGEPVGLRRYTVASGAPADGRPLFELSRDEGVWVSLVSRDGAQVRLGRATVLRAGDEVLVAGGEQPAAERVFTAGDE encoded by the coding sequence GTGACGGAGTTCGCGATCTACGTCGCCGCGCTGGGCGCGGTGGCGGTCCTCGCCGTGCTGTCCAACCGGCTCGCCGACCGGCTGCGGCTGCCCGCGCCGGCGCTGTTCCTGTTCGCCGCCGCGATCGTCTCCGACCTGTTCCCGAAGCTGAACGAGCTGTCCCTGTACACGGTCCGGCACCTGGTCGAGATCGCGCTGGTGCTGGTGCTGTTCAGCGGCGGGATGAGCATGGGCTGGCGGCGGCTGCGGCCGTCGCTCGGCCCGGTGGCGCTGGTGGGCGTGGCCGGCACGCTGCTGACCGCCGGTGCGCTGGCCCTGGTGCTGCACTGGGTGTTCGGCTTCGACTGGCTCGCCGCGCTGCTGGTCGGCACCGCGCTGTCGCCGACCGACCCGGCCGCGGTGTTCTCGGTGCTGGGACGGCGGACCGTGGTGGGGCGCAGCGGCACCATCCTGGAGGGCGAGTCGGGCGCCAACGATCCCGTCGGGATCGCGCTGATGGTGAGCCTGCTCGCCGCCGGGACCGCCGGCGGGTGGTCGGCCGTCGCCTCCGGGGCGGGGGAGTTCGCGCTGCAACTGGTGGTCGGTTCGGTGATCGGGTTGGCCGGTGGGTGGCTCATCCTGCAGTTGATGCGTCGGGTGTCGCTGCCGGACGAGAGTCTCTACCCGCTCCAGGTGCTGTTCGCCGCGGTGTCGATCTACGGCGTGGCGACGCTGGCCCGGGGCTCCGGCTTCCTCGCGGTGTTCCTCGCCGGCATCGTCGTCGGCGACGCCCACGCGCCGTTCAAACGGGAGATCCAGCGCTTCCATGGCGCGCTGGCCAGCCTCGGCGAGATTCTGGCCTTCGGCCTGCTCGGCCTGATCGTGTCGTTGCGCAGCATGGTGAGCGAGCGGGCCTGGCTCACCGGCCTGGCGCTGGCCGTGCTGCTCACCTTCGTGATCCGGCCGATCGTGGTCGGTGGCTTGCTCAGCACGGTCCGGCTGCGCTGGGGTGAGCGGATCTTCGTGGTCTGGTCCGGGCTCAAGGGCGCGGTGCCGATCCTGCTGGGCACGTTCATCCTCACCGCCGACCTGGCGCAGGACCTGCGGCTGTTCGACATCGTCTTCGCCGTGGTCGCGTTCTCGATCGTGGTGCAGGGCGGGCTGGTCCCGCTCGTGGCCCGCTGGTGCCGGGTGCCGATGCGCAGCATCCCGCTGCAACCGTGGGCCGTCGGCATCCGGGTGCGGGGTGAGCCGGTCGGGCTGCGCCGCTACACGGTCGCGTCCGGCGCCCCGGCCGACGGCCGGCCGCTGTTCGAGCTGAGTCGCGACGAGGGGGTGTGGGTGAGCCTGGTCAGCCGCGACGGCGCGCAGGTCCGGCTCGGACGGGCGACGGTGCTGCGGGCCGGCGACGAGGTGCTGGTGGCCGGCGGCGAACAACCCGCCGCGGAGCGGGTCTTCACCGCTGGGGACGAGTGA
- a CDS encoding proton-conducting transporter membrane subunit gives MNERPLALLPELLLLAGAVTTLLTGAFLPRRRQWVARLVAAGAMLAAMVATLPAVGERTTVYAHSYALDAGTTAARLLIPLAGLLVVGIAAGRVAGNRRETEFYVLTLLAVLGAVLLAGASDLLLLAVAYLLSSVPLAGLAGWGRDRRGAEAALKVYLMGALAGVGLLAGAALLTALGGGTSDYDGLATGLAGAPSAAVAVGVVGVLAGLLFKIGAVPGHFWVPDAVQGASVPAGALLTTVPKLGGLLAAYRLFAVAVPADLVDWPLLVAVLAAVTMTLGNFAAFGQADPRRLLAYSTVAQVGYLLMAVAVAGRAERALPALLVYLAGYAVTNLGAFAVLAAEPHDTLDGYRGLARRRPWLAGALAICLLGLVGTPPTAVFAGKLTVFTAAWDGGLAWLVVVAAVNTVASLFYYLRWLAPALSLPSGPAPLPSRSAAGPRVVAVATGVAALLGAAGALPLAGLVEQTLQR, from the coding sequence GTGAACGAGCGTCCGCTCGCCCTGCTGCCGGAGCTGCTCCTGCTGGCCGGTGCGGTCACCACGCTGCTCACCGGCGCGTTCCTGCCCCGGCGCCGGCAGTGGGTGGCCCGGCTGGTCGCCGCCGGGGCGATGCTCGCGGCCATGGTCGCCACCCTGCCCGCCGTGGGCGAGCGCACCACCGTGTACGCGCACAGCTACGCCCTCGACGCGGGCACCACCGCCGCCCGGCTGCTGATCCCGCTGGCCGGGCTGCTGGTGGTCGGGATCGCCGCCGGCCGGGTCGCCGGCAACCGGCGGGAGACCGAGTTCTACGTGCTGACGCTGCTCGCCGTGCTCGGCGCGGTGCTGCTCGCCGGCGCGTCGGACCTGCTGCTGCTCGCCGTGGCGTACCTGCTGTCGTCGGTGCCGCTGGCCGGGCTGGCCGGTTGGGGCCGGGACCGGCGGGGCGCCGAGGCGGCGCTCAAGGTCTATCTGATGGGCGCGCTGGCCGGCGTCGGCCTGCTGGCCGGCGCGGCGCTGCTGACCGCGCTCGGCGGCGGGACGAGCGACTACGACGGGCTGGCGACCGGCCTGGCCGGGGCGCCGTCCGCCGCCGTCGCGGTCGGGGTGGTCGGGGTGCTCGCCGGTCTGCTGTTCAAGATCGGCGCGGTGCCGGGGCACTTCTGGGTGCCCGACGCGGTGCAGGGCGCCTCGGTCCCGGCCGGCGCGCTGCTGACCACCGTTCCGAAGCTCGGCGGCCTGCTCGCGGCGTACCGGCTGTTCGCCGTGGCGGTGCCCGCCGACCTGGTGGACTGGCCGCTGCTGGTGGCGGTGCTCGCCGCGGTCACCATGACGCTGGGCAACTTCGCCGCGTTCGGCCAGGCGGACCCGCGCCGGCTGCTCGCCTACTCCACCGTGGCGCAGGTGGGCTACCTGCTGATGGCCGTCGCGGTCGCCGGCCGCGCCGAGCGCGCGCTGCCCGCCCTGCTGGTCTACCTCGCCGGGTACGCGGTGACGAACCTGGGCGCGTTCGCGGTGCTGGCCGCCGAACCGCACGACACCCTCGACGGCTACCGCGGGCTGGCCCGCCGCCGGCCCTGGCTCGCCGGGGCGCTGGCGATCTGCCTGCTGGGTCTCGTCGGCACGCCGCCGACGGCGGTCTTCGCCGGCAAGCTCACGGTGTTCACCGCCGCCTGGGACGGCGGGCTGGCCTGGCTGGTGGTGGTCGCCGCGGTCAACACCGTCGCGAGTCTCTTCTACTACCTGCGCTGGCTGGCCCCGGCGCTGTCCCTGCCGTCCGGTCCGGCTCCGCTGCCGTCCCGGTCGGCGGCCGGACCGCGGGTGGTGGCGGTGGCGACCGGGGTGGCGGCGCTTCTCGGCGCGGCCGGGGCCCTTCCGCTGGCCGGTCTGGTCGAGCAGACGCTGCAACGGTGA
- a CDS encoding NADH-quinone oxidoreductase subunit M — MLSLIVFTPLAVAVLLLCWRGLPARAVSWLWIAVTGVEVAAVSALWWAYPGQGFAYEVDRQWIPGAGAGYHVGVDGLSLPLLALTTVVFAACAVYSLRRQPRPRQFAALFLALQTTCLGLFVSLDLILFFVFFDLSIVGMYAVIAGWGHGPQARRSALTFFLYTFLGSLALLLGFIGLYVAAAPHTFDMVALTRDPPTQGVAGALVLLAVLLGLAIKTPTFPFHTWLPPAHTDAPAAGSAVLAGILLKMGTYGFVRIAMPMLPDAWRRYAWVIVVVGVVSVLYGALVALAQTNFKRMIAYTSVNHMGYVVLAVGAAGLVAGSDAQARAVAVTGAVTQMVSHGLITSALFLLAGVLYDRGGTYRMDAYGGLAGDTPRFAALTAVAAFASLGLPGFSGFIAEFQIFAGSLGSAPVAVAFALPGILVTAALFLWALHRVFLGPARHRLSATADVTAAETAAVLPLLALSLLIGVFPRLLLDVVEPAARAVTELVAR; from the coding sequence GTGCTGTCCCTGATCGTCTTCACGCCGCTGGCCGTGGCCGTGCTCCTGCTGTGCTGGCGTGGCCTGCCGGCGCGGGCGGTGTCGTGGCTCTGGATCGCGGTCACCGGCGTCGAGGTGGCCGCGGTGTCGGCCCTGTGGTGGGCGTACCCGGGGCAGGGTTTCGCGTACGAGGTGGACCGGCAGTGGATTCCGGGCGCCGGGGCGGGCTACCACGTCGGGGTGGACGGGTTGTCGCTGCCGCTGCTCGCGCTCACCACAGTCGTCTTCGCCGCCTGCGCGGTCTACTCGCTGCGTCGCCAGCCCCGGCCGCGGCAGTTCGCCGCGCTCTTCCTCGCCCTCCAGACCACCTGCCTCGGGCTGTTCGTCTCGCTCGACCTGATCCTGTTCTTCGTCTTCTTCGACCTGTCCATCGTGGGCATGTACGCGGTGATCGCCGGCTGGGGGCACGGCCCGCAGGCCCGCCGCTCGGCGCTGACGTTCTTCCTCTACACGTTCCTCGGCTCGCTGGCGCTGCTGCTGGGCTTCATCGGCCTCTACGTCGCCGCCGCGCCGCACACCTTCGACATGGTGGCGTTGACCCGTGATCCGCCGACACAGGGCGTGGCCGGCGCGCTGGTGCTGCTGGCGGTGCTGTTGGGGCTGGCGATCAAGACGCCGACGTTCCCGTTCCACACCTGGTTGCCGCCGGCGCACACCGACGCCCCGGCCGCCGGTTCGGCGGTGCTGGCCGGGATCCTGCTCAAGATGGGCACCTACGGGTTCGTCCGGATCGCCATGCCGATGCTGCCCGACGCCTGGCGGCGCTACGCCTGGGTGATCGTCGTGGTCGGCGTGGTGAGCGTGCTCTACGGGGCGCTGGTGGCGCTCGCCCAGACCAACTTCAAGCGGATGATCGCGTACACCTCGGTCAACCACATGGGGTACGTGGTGCTGGCTGTCGGCGCGGCCGGCCTCGTCGCCGGCTCGGACGCGCAGGCCCGCGCGGTCGCGGTGACCGGCGCGGTCACCCAGATGGTCAGCCACGGGCTCATCACGTCGGCGTTGTTCCTGCTCGCCGGCGTCCTCTATGACCGGGGCGGCACCTACCGGATGGACGCCTACGGCGGGCTGGCCGGCGACACCCCCCGGTTCGCCGCGCTGACCGCGGTGGCCGCGTTCGCCAGCCTCGGCCTGCCCGGCTTCTCCGGGTTCATCGCCGAGTTCCAGATCTTCGCCGGCAGCCTGGGCTCCGCGCCGGTGGCGGTGGCGTTCGCGCTGCCCGGCATCCTGGTCACCGCCGCGCTGTTCCTGTGGGCGCTGCACCGGGTCTTCCTCGGCCCGGCCCGGCACCGCCTGTCCGCGACCGCCGACGTGACCGCCGCCGAGACCGCCGCGGTGCTGCCGCTGCTGGCGCTCTCCCTGCTGATCGGCGTGTTCCCCCGGCTGCTGCTGGACGTGGTGGAACCCGCCGCGCGGGCGGTCACCGAGCTGGTGGCCCGGTGA
- a CDS encoding proton-conducting transporter membrane subunit produces MSAALWALVVLPAAAGGTLLLGGRRADRVAPALALAVAALVTALAATVALTRPSVDAPFLAGARWGLSVDGLAALVVPAVAAVALLVLAYAAAEIRSDRSRFHGLMLVFLAAVLLTATATTLPVLLLGWEIMGAMSYALIAFHWRRDDAVAAGGTAFLTTRVGDLGLYLAAGAGLAGGTLNLTGLAALPTGWRDLAAAGVLAAGFGKAAQLPFSFWLSRAMLGPSPVSALLHSAAMVAMGGYLLVRVHPLLVATGWAVDVAAWGGALTALALGAVALAQTDLKQLLAASTSAQLGYVVLGAAVAPAGAVAHLIGHAATKALLFLAAGAWLTALGTRRLSALRGAGRRRPLVGAVFAVGALALAGVPPLALWATKDEVLAGARERSPVLYLVGLAGALLAALYAGRALAVVLRPVPPGAEAGYDTERAGTREVTAGQRVPLVPLAVGAAVLGALALPPLSGAVAGAVGAGAAPPVRGADLALSGLLAVAGVTLAVAAPTRLPAPAWARAWLGLDSAARLLVVRPTLALARGLARFDDRVLDRAVHAVPNAALGAARGLARFDDAVLGRGVTTVPVLTRRAAEALARVDDHGVHAVVRRLARAARRLGVLARRPQTGLVHQYYVQVVLVLGAAVLILLLAR; encoded by the coding sequence ATGAGCGCCGCGTTGTGGGCCCTGGTCGTCCTCCCGGCCGCCGCCGGAGGGACGCTGCTGCTCGGCGGGCGGCGGGCCGACCGGGTCGCGCCGGCGCTGGCGCTTGCTGTGGCCGCGCTTGTCACCGCCCTGGCCGCGACGGTGGCGCTGACCCGGCCGTCCGTCGACGCGCCGTTTCTGGCCGGCGCGCGGTGGGGGCTGTCCGTCGACGGGCTCGCCGCGCTCGTCGTCCCGGCGGTGGCCGCCGTGGCGCTGCTGGTGCTGGCGTACGCCGCCGCCGAGATCCGCTCCGACCGGTCCCGGTTCCACGGGCTGATGCTGGTCTTCCTCGCCGCGGTGCTGCTCACCGCCACCGCGACGACGCTGCCCGTGCTGCTGCTGGGCTGGGAGATCATGGGCGCGATGTCGTACGCGCTGATCGCGTTCCACTGGCGACGCGACGACGCGGTCGCGGCGGGCGGCACCGCGTTCCTCACCACCCGCGTCGGCGACCTCGGGCTCTACCTGGCCGCCGGGGCCGGACTGGCCGGCGGCACCCTCAACCTGACCGGGCTCGCCGCGCTGCCGACCGGCTGGCGGGACCTGGCCGCCGCCGGCGTGCTGGCCGCCGGATTCGGCAAGGCGGCCCAACTGCCGTTCTCGTTCTGGCTGTCCCGGGCCATGCTCGGCCCGAGCCCGGTCAGCGCGCTGCTGCACTCGGCCGCCATGGTGGCGATGGGCGGCTACCTGCTCGTCCGCGTGCACCCGTTGCTCGTGGCGACCGGCTGGGCGGTGGACGTGGCCGCCTGGGGCGGCGCGCTGACCGCCCTGGCACTCGGCGCGGTCGCGCTCGCCCAGACCGACCTGAAGCAACTGCTGGCCGCGTCCACCAGCGCCCAGCTCGGGTACGTGGTGCTGGGCGCCGCCGTCGCCCCGGCCGGCGCGGTCGCGCACCTGATCGGCCACGCGGCCACCAAGGCGCTGCTCTTCCTCGCCGCCGGGGCGTGGCTGACCGCGCTCGGCACCCGCCGGCTCTCCGCGCTGCGCGGCGCGGGCCGCCGCCGCCCGCTGGTGGGGGCCGTCTTCGCGGTGGGCGCCCTGGCGCTGGCCGGGGTGCCGCCGCTGGCGCTGTGGGCCACCAAGGACGAGGTGCTCGCCGGCGCCCGCGAGCGGTCCCCGGTGCTCTACCTGGTCGGCCTGGCCGGCGCGCTGCTCGCGGCCCTCTACGCCGGCCGGGCGCTCGCGGTGGTGCTGCGCCCGGTGCCGCCCGGCGCCGAGGCCGGGTACGACACCGAACGCGCCGGCACCCGCGAGGTGACCGCCGGGCAGCGGGTGCCGCTGGTGCCGCTGGCGGTGGGCGCGGCCGTGCTCGGCGCGCTGGCGCTCCCGCCGCTGTCGGGTGCGGTGGCCGGTGCCGTCGGAGCCGGTGCGGCGCCCCCGGTCCGGGGCGCCGACCTGGCCCTGTCCGGCCTGCTCGCGGTTGCCGGGGTGACGCTGGCGGTCGCCGCGCCGACCCGGCTGCCGGCCCCGGCCTGGGCCCGGGCCTGGCTGGGGCTCGATTCGGCGGCCCGGCTGCTGGTGGTCCGGCCGACGCTCGCGCTGGCCCGCGGGCTGGCCCGGTTCGACGACCGGGTGCTCGACCGGGCCGTGCACGCCGTGCCGAACGCGGCCCTCGGTGCGGCCCGGGGGCTGGCCCGGTTCGACGACGCCGTCCTTGGCCGGGGGGTCACCACGGTGCCGGTCCTGACCCGGCGGGCGGCGGAGGCCCTGGCCCGGGTGGACGACCACGGGGTGCACGCGGTGGTGCGCCGGCTCGCCCGGGCGGCCCGCCGGCTCGGCGTGCTGGCCCGCCGGCCGCAGACCGGCCTGGTCCACCAGTACTACGTCCAGGTGGTGCTCGTGCTGGGCGCCGCCGTGCTGATCCTGCTGCTGGCGAGGTGA
- the nuoK gene encoding NADH-quinone oxidoreductase subunit NuoK: MTLPMFLLLASALFSVGLYGALSQQAVVMVMMGLELMINGVIVAAAALWWFLAPQQPDGQVLVLVVIAAMTVEMAMGFAVVTLLFRSGDADMTDMAGELRG, translated from the coding sequence GTGACGCTGCCGATGTTCCTGCTGCTCGCCTCCGCGCTGTTCAGCGTCGGCCTGTACGGCGCGTTGAGCCAGCAGGCGGTCGTGATGGTGATGATGGGCCTCGAACTCATGATCAACGGGGTGATCGTGGCCGCCGCGGCCCTCTGGTGGTTCCTCGCCCCGCAGCAGCCCGACGGGCAGGTGCTGGTGCTGGTGGTGATCGCCGCGATGACCGTGGAGATGGCGATGGGCTTCGCCGTGGTGACCCTGCTGTTCCGGTCGGGCGACGCCGACATGACCGACATGGCGGGGGAGCTGCGGGGATGA
- a CDS encoding NADH-quinone oxidoreductase subunit J, with protein sequence MAVVVFVVLAVVAVASGVAVFTVDSMARATFALALSFVAVGGELLLLDLGYLGVVTVLMMVMEMAIMAVFMVMFMMNPAGLMPMSMLHNRRGALAVSVGVFVVLAAGSVLVPWPSRRGEPPADPTRALGEAVMGSKMLVMMAVSAVLFATMVAALVLATARGRYDRAESPERP encoded by the coding sequence GTGGCCGTCGTCGTCTTCGTCGTGCTGGCCGTCGTCGCCGTGGCGTCCGGTGTCGCGGTGTTCACGGTGGACTCGATGGCCCGGGCGACGTTCGCGCTGGCGCTGTCGTTCGTCGCGGTCGGTGGCGAGCTGCTCCTGCTCGACCTGGGCTACCTGGGCGTGGTGACGGTCCTGATGATGGTCATGGAGATGGCGATCATGGCGGTCTTCATGGTCATGTTCATGATGAACCCGGCCGGTCTGATGCCGATGTCGATGCTGCACAACCGGCGCGGCGCGCTGGCGGTCTCGGTCGGGGTCTTCGTCGTGCTGGCCGCCGGATCGGTGCTGGTGCCGTGGCCCAGCCGCCGTGGCGAGCCGCCCGCCGACCCGACCCGGGCCCTGGGCGAGGCGGTCATGGGTTCGAAGATGCTGGTCATGATGGCGGTCTCGGCGGTGCTGTTCGCCACCATGGTCGCCGCGCTGGTGCTCGCCACCGCCCGTGGCCGCTACGACCGCGCGGAATCCCCGGAGCGGCCGTGA
- a CDS encoding complex I subunit 1 family protein — protein sequence MTAGPWWGVLPAAGVLLGLALAAAVLAGLLDPAGGPTVAYRAGRPLWETARLLRQRRRTVTAADLLLWRLGLAGPLVVALLMVVVVPLGDRVVADLPVGVVWFNAMDVLLWAAAWLAGWGSNSGYGLVGGYRFLAQALGYELPLMFALTAPAVAAGSLRIADVVAAQRELWFVGWMPVAFLVLLGAALAFSMSGPFAYPNGRDVAGGVLAEPSGVDRLVLLAGRYAVLVAGAATAVALFLGGGSGPLLPAWLWSVAKTLAVLAVLVALRGRVPVLRADRLMRVAWLVVLPATLAQVLVVAVLVVGRG from the coding sequence GTGACCGCCGGTCCGTGGTGGGGTGTGCTACCGGCCGCCGGGGTGCTGCTCGGCCTCGCGCTGGCCGCCGCGGTGCTGGCGGGGCTGCTGGACCCGGCCGGCGGCCCGACGGTCGCGTACCGGGCCGGACGGCCGCTGTGGGAGACCGCCCGGTTGCTGCGGCAGCGGCGGCGAACGGTGACGGCGGCGGACCTGCTGCTGTGGCGGCTCGGGCTGGCCGGGCCGCTGGTGGTGGCGCTGCTGATGGTCGTGGTGGTGCCGTTGGGCGACCGGGTGGTGGCCGACCTGCCGGTCGGGGTGGTCTGGTTCAACGCGATGGACGTGTTGCTCTGGGCGGCGGCGTGGCTCGCCGGGTGGGGGAGCAACAGTGGGTACGGCCTGGTCGGCGGCTACCGGTTCCTGGCGCAGGCGCTCGGCTACGAACTGCCGCTGATGTTCGCGCTGACCGCCCCGGCGGTGGCGGCCGGCAGCCTCCGGATCGCCGACGTGGTGGCGGCGCAGCGGGAGCTGTGGTTCGTGGGGTGGATGCCGGTGGCGTTCCTGGTCCTGCTCGGCGCGGCGCTCGCGTTCAGCATGTCCGGGCCGTTCGCCTATCCGAACGGGCGGGACGTGGCCGGTGGCGTGCTGGCCGAGCCGTCCGGCGTGGACCGGCTGGTCCTGCTCGCCGGCCGCTACGCGGTGCTGGTGGCGGGCGCGGCCACGGCGGTGGCGCTCTTCCTCGGCGGCGGGTCGGGGCCGCTGCTGCCGGCGTGGCTGTGGAGCGTGGCGAAGACGCTGGCCGTGCTGGCCGTCCTGGTGGCGCTGCGCGGTCGGGTGCCGGTGCTGCGGGCGGACCGGCTGATGCGCGTGGCCTGGCTGGTGGTGCTGCCCGCCACGCTGGCGCAGGTGCTCGTGGTGGCCGTGCTCGTGGTGGGGAGGGGATGA
- a CDS encoding NADH-quinone oxidoreductase subunit A, translated as MLGLAVAGVGTLYLAHLRTAVAATPSTVAAFRSGLPPAEHAVSRFHVRWYAVSLLFLAFDVEMLFMYPWAVVVADVGTPAVAEMFVFLALLMAGVVYAWREGALRWA; from the coding sequence ATGCTCGGGCTGGCCGTCGCCGGAGTGGGCACCCTGTACCTGGCGCACCTGCGCACGGCGGTGGCCGCCACGCCGTCGACCGTCGCGGCGTTCCGGTCCGGGCTGCCGCCCGCGGAGCACGCCGTCTCCCGGTTCCACGTCCGCTGGTACGCGGTCAGCCTGCTCTTTCTCGCCTTCGACGTGGAGATGCTGTTCATGTACCCGTGGGCGGTGGTGGTCGCCGACGTCGGCACGCCCGCCGTGGCGGAGATGTTCGTCTTCCTCGCCCTGCTGATGGCCGGCGTCGTCTACGCCTGGCGGGAGGGCGCGCTGCGGTGGGCCTGA
- the ctaD gene encoding cytochrome c oxidase subunit I encodes MDLWTAPGPVEVVGPVRRPVRGSALARLLRTTDAKQIGILYLTTAFGFFLVGGLLALVMRAELARPGMQLLSPEQYNQMFTMHGTIMLLLFATPIVFAFANYLVPLQIGAPDVAFPRLNAFAYWLYLFGGLLVLGGFATPGGAADFGWTAYQPLAGPAHSPGVGANLWAVGLVISGLGTILGAVNLITTVITLRAPGMTMFRMPILTWNILVTAVLVILVFPLLAAALLAALADRQLGAHVYDPATGGPMLWQHLFWFFGHPEVYIVALPFFGIITEIIPVFSRKPVFGYRGLVGATLGIAALSMSVWAHHMFATGQVLLPFFSFLSYLIAVPTGIKFFNWIGTMWRGQLTFETPMLFALGFLVTFLLGGLTGVLLASPPVDFHVHDSYFVVAHFHYVLFGTIVFAVFGGIYFWFPKMFGRMLDERLGKIHFWLTMIGFHTTFLVQHWLGAEGMPRRYADYLAQDGFTALNTVSTIGSFVLGVSTLPFLWNVWRSYRFGPVVHEPDPWGHGLSLEWVTSSPPPLRNFDRMPRIRSERPAYDLRQERAAGALPGPRPAAD; translated from the coding sequence ATGGACCTGTGGACGGCGCCCGGGCCGGTCGAGGTGGTGGGGCCGGTCCGCCGGCCGGTGCGCGGCTCGGCGCTGGCGCGGCTACTGCGTACCACCGACGCCAAGCAGATCGGCATTCTCTATCTGACCACGGCGTTCGGCTTCTTCCTGGTGGGCGGGCTGCTGGCGTTGGTCATGCGGGCCGAGCTGGCCCGCCCCGGGATGCAGCTACTCTCCCCGGAGCAGTACAACCAGATGTTCACCATGCACGGCACGATCATGCTGCTGCTGTTCGCCACCCCGATCGTGTTCGCCTTCGCGAACTACCTGGTGCCGTTGCAGATCGGCGCGCCGGACGTGGCGTTTCCCCGGCTCAACGCATTCGCCTACTGGCTCTACCTGTTCGGCGGGCTGCTGGTGCTGGGCGGGTTCGCCACCCCCGGCGGCGCGGCCGACTTCGGTTGGACCGCCTACCAGCCGCTCGCCGGCCCGGCGCACTCGCCGGGCGTCGGCGCCAACCTGTGGGCGGTCGGCCTGGTGATCTCCGGACTGGGCACCATCCTCGGCGCGGTCAACCTGATCACCACCGTGATCACGTTGCGCGCCCCCGGCATGACCATGTTCCGGATGCCGATCCTCACCTGGAACATCCTGGTCACCGCCGTGCTGGTGATCCTGGTGTTTCCGCTGCTGGCCGCCGCGTTGCTCGCGGCGCTGGCCGACCGGCAGCTCGGCGCGCACGTGTACGACCCGGCCACCGGTGGGCCGATGCTGTGGCAGCACCTGTTCTGGTTCTTCGGGCATCCCGAGGTCTACATCGTCGCGCTGCCGTTCTTCGGCATCATCACCGAGATCATTCCCGTGTTCTCCCGGAAGCCGGTCTTCGGCTACCGCGGCCTGGTCGGCGCGACCCTGGGCATCGCGGCGCTGTCGATGAGCGTGTGGGCGCACCACATGTTCGCCACCGGCCAGGTGCTGCTGCCGTTCTTCAGCTTCCTGAGCTACCTGATCGCGGTGCCCACCGGGATCAAGTTCTTCAACTGGATCGGCACCATGTGGCGGGGCCAGCTCACCTTCGAGACGCCGATGCTGTTCGCGCTCGGCTTCCTGGTCACGTTCCTGCTCGGGGGCCTGACCGGGGTGCTGCTGGCCAGTCCGCCTGTCGACTTCCACGTGCACGACTCGTACTTCGTGGTGGCGCACTTCCACTACGTGCTCTTCGGCACCATCGTGTTCGCCGTCTTCGGCGGCATCTACTTCTGGTTCCCGAAGATGTTCGGCCGGATGCTCGACGAGCGGCTCGGTAAGATCCACTTCTGGCTGACCATGATCGGCTTCCACACCACGTTCCTGGTGCAGCACTGGCTCGGCGCCGAAGGCATGCCCCGCCGGTACGCCGACTACCTGGCCCAGGACGGCTTCACCGCGCTGAACACGGTCTCCACGATCGGATCGTTCGTGCTCGGCGTCTCCACGCTGCCGTTCCTGTGGAACGTCTGGCGCTCCTACCGGTTCGGTCCCGTCGTGCACGAGCCGGACCCGTGGGGCCATGGTCTCTCACTGGAGTGGGTGACGTCCTCGCCGCCGCCGCTGCGCAACTTCGACCGGATGCCCCGCATCCGCTCCGAGCGACCCGCGTACGACCTGCGGCAGGAACGGGCCGCGGGGGCGCTGCCCGGACCGCGCCCCGCGGCGGACTGA